The Staphylococcus carnosus genome has a segment encoding these proteins:
- a CDS encoding 2-oxoglutarate dehydrogenase E1 component, whose translation MTKDKQVSEAPVNFGANLGVIIDLYDQYLQDPTSVSEDLQILFSTINNDNREVAASPASSSSDSTIKQVMRLVDNIRQYGHLQSDIYPVNRPERKHVPKLTIEDFNLSKDDLEKISPGIVSDHFSDIYDNAYEAIKRMEKRYKGPIAFEYTHINNNTERTWLKRRIETPYKADLNKNQKINLFKTLAHVEGFEKYLHKNFVGAKRFSIEGVDTLVPMLQETLRRAAKEEIKNIQIGMAHRGRLNVLTHVLEKPYEMMISEFMHTDPMKFLPEDGSLELTSGNAWTSDVKYHLGGIKTTDTYGTEQRISLANNPSHLEIVAPVVLGKTRSVQDDTHEGGKVQTDFSKSMPILIHGDAAYPGQGINFEAMNLGNLDGYSTGGSLHIITNNRIGFTTEARDGRSTTYSTDVAKGYDIPIMHVNADNVEATIEAIDIAMDFRKEFNKDVVIDLVGYRRYGHNEMDEPSITNPLPYHAIRKHPTVDKIYGEQLVDEGVISKEEMEQTLDDVQKELRNSHDKIDKNDKTTTKDMSKPESVEEPLQPDKNNVSYDDLKTINDALLTYPTGFEVLKKLNKVLEKRREPFEKEDGLVDWAQAEQLAFATIMQNGTPIRLTGQDSERGTFSHRHAVLHNPDNGDEYVPLQNVPNQKASFDVHNSPLSEAAVVGFEYGYNVENKGTMNIWEAQYGDFANMAQMMFDNFLFSSYAKWGERSGLTLFLPHSYEGQGPEHSSARLERFLQLSAENNSTVVNLSSSANYYHLLRAQAASLDTDAMRPLVVMSPKSLLRNKTVADTIDKFTEGYFKPILPEAHDEKKIKKLILASGKMFIDLKERLQKEPDESILLVAVERLYPFPVEEVREVINSLPNLETIAWVQEEPQNQGAWSFVYPYLSDLASDKYELQYSGRIKRSAPAEGDGENHKLVQNSIIEESLNKN comes from the coding sequence ATGACGAAAGACAAACAGGTAAGTGAAGCACCTGTAAATTTCGGAGCTAACTTAGGGGTTATCATAGATTTATATGATCAATATCTACAAGATCCAACTTCAGTCTCTGAAGATTTACAAATTTTATTTAGTACAATCAATAATGACAACAGAGAGGTGGCTGCGAGTCCTGCATCAAGTTCTAGCGATAGTACAATTAAACAAGTTATGCGTTTAGTTGATAATATCAGACAGTATGGGCACTTGCAGTCAGATATTTATCCGGTCAATCGACCAGAACGTAAGCACGTTCCAAAATTGACAATTGAAGATTTTAATCTTTCTAAAGATGATTTAGAAAAAATTTCTCCAGGAATAGTATCAGATCATTTTTCTGATATTTATGACAACGCATATGAAGCAATTAAACGTATGGAGAAACGTTATAAAGGACCAATTGCTTTTGAATACACACATATCAATAATAATACGGAGCGTACATGGCTCAAACGACGTATTGAAACGCCATATAAAGCAGATTTAAACAAAAACCAAAAAATTAATCTTTTCAAAACATTGGCACATGTAGAAGGATTTGAAAAGTATCTTCATAAAAACTTCGTAGGGGCAAAACGTTTCTCTATTGAAGGTGTAGATACACTTGTACCAATGTTGCAAGAAACATTAAGACGCGCAGCAAAAGAAGAAATCAAAAACATTCAAATTGGTATGGCTCACCGTGGCCGTTTAAATGTGTTAACTCACGTTTTAGAAAAACCATATGAAATGATGATTTCTGAATTTATGCACACAGATCCAATGAAATTTTTACCTGAAGATGGAAGTCTAGAATTGACATCTGGTAATGCTTGGACAAGTGATGTTAAATACCATTTGGGCGGTATCAAAACAACTGATACTTATGGTACAGAACAACGAATTTCACTCGCAAACAACCCAAGTCACTTAGAAATTGTAGCACCTGTTGTATTAGGTAAAACAAGATCTGTTCAAGATGACACTCATGAAGGCGGAAAAGTTCAAACTGATTTCTCAAAATCTATGCCGATTTTAATCCATGGTGATGCAGCATATCCAGGACAAGGTATCAACTTTGAAGCAATGAATTTAGGTAACTTAGATGGATATTCAACTGGGGGCTCATTGCACATTATCACGAATAACCGAATCGGTTTTACAACTGAAGCTAGAGACGGACGTTCTACAACGTACTCTACTGACGTTGCAAAAGGTTATGATATTCCAATCATGCATGTGAATGCTGACAATGTTGAAGCAACTATCGAAGCAATTGATATTGCAATGGATTTCAGAAAAGAATTCAATAAAGATGTTGTTATCGACTTAGTAGGGTACCGTCGTTATGGTCATAATGAAATGGATGAACCGTCAATTACTAACCCGCTTCCTTACCATGCGATTCGCAAACATCCTACTGTTGACAAAATTTATGGTGAACAACTTGTAGATGAAGGTGTTATTTCTAAAGAAGAAATGGAACAAACACTGGACGATGTTCAAAAAGAATTGCGTAATTCGCATGATAAAATTGATAAAAATGACAAAACAACAACAAAAGATATGTCTAAACCTGAAAGTGTTGAAGAACCACTTCAACCAGATAAAAATAATGTATCTTATGATGATCTTAAAACAATTAACGATGCTTTATTAACTTATCCAACTGGCTTTGAAGTATTGAAAAAACTAAACAAAGTTCTTGAAAAACGTAGAGAGCCATTTGAAAAAGAAGACGGCTTAGTAGATTGGGCACAAGCTGAACAATTAGCATTTGCTACAATCATGCAAAATGGCACACCAATCCGTTTAACAGGTCAAGATAGTGAACGTGGTACATTCAGCCACAGACACGCAGTATTGCATAATCCAGACAACGGTGACGAATATGTTCCATTGCAAAATGTTCCGAACCAAAAAGCTTCATTTGATGTACACAACTCACCATTATCTGAAGCTGCAGTAGTAGGTTTTGAATATGGTTATAATGTAGAGAACAAGGGTACTATGAATATTTGGGAAGCACAATATGGTGACTTCGCAAATATGGCACAAATGATGTTCGACAACTTCTTATTCAGCAGTTATGCCAAATGGGGAGAACGTTCAGGATTAACACTATTCCTACCTCATTCTTATGAAGGACAAGGACCTGAACATTCATCAGCACGTCTAGAACGTTTCTTACAACTTTCTGCTGAAAACAACTCTACAGTTGTTAACTTATCAAGCAGTGCCAATTACTATCATTTGTTACGTGCACAAGCAGCAAGCTTAGACACTGATGCTATGCGTCCGTTAGTAGTAATGTCACCAAAAAGCTTATTGAGAAATAAGACTGTTGCAGACACAATCGATAAATTTACAGAAGGTTACTTCAAACCAATCTTGCCTGAAGCACATGATGAGAAAAAAATTAAAAAACTTATTTTGGCTTCTGGTAAAATGTTTATCGACTTAAAAGAACGCTTGCAAAAAGAACCAGATGAATCTATTTTACTTGTAGCAGTAGAAAGATTATATCCGTTCCCTGTTGAAGAGGTTCGTGAAGTCATCAATTCACTTCCTAACCTTGAAACAATTGCTTGGGTTCAAGAAGAACCGCAAAACCAAGGTGCTTGGTCATTTGTATATCCATACTTAAGTGACTTAGCAAGCGATAAATACGAGTTACAATACAGTGGTCGTATTAAACGTTCTGCACCAGCTGAAGGTGACGGCGAAAATCATAAACTTGTTCAAAATTCTATTATTGAAGAGAGTCTTAATAAAAATTAG